The stretch of DNA tgaaatttcaggacaaattcttgaaatttcaaagctCGCAGAATATAACCCAATGAgtctaattcagcgaccaagaaacccttaaaattcgcttgaaatcttgaaattttagtataaaaattaaagatttcagGAATTTCTTGGTCGTTGAATAAAGCCCaatatttggttttttttttaacattttaacattttttctagCCCTTGCTTTATCATATGATTGATAGAACAGTTCTCAACAGAAAACATAAAGAGAcgcaattgaataaaaaagtaaaattttccgcGCGGAAAAGGACAAAATTATTGTTTGcttttgagcatttttcaGAGCAATTTTCAAAGCATTTTTCACTCAACCACATCGCATTGCTTTGTGCATTGCACCTTTTAGCGCGTTTTTCCTGtgttcaaattgaatttaaaaggaaaaaacatTGCAAATATGCCCCGTGGTTGAGTGTGTAGCATATAGTGGCGGTTATGCTATGGCAAGAGCAATAGCCCATTGATATTCCCATCCAACCAGGCTAGACTGGTCTAAGCGTCATCTCACATTCCATGTGTGACGCCTCCAGTGACGACACCACACGCAAGCGACTTCATCGTTTCCTCTAGCAAAACTCGGCAGCAGTTGTTGAATCTTTCAGTGCCCCGACAGTGCTTTCTTCGATGCGATCTGGCACAGAGAGCTGGACAGACTCACGCTTCTGTCTCCGGGATGTGCTAATCACAATCTCTGTGagccacacacaaaaaaattgtcgaatttttttcttcccataCATCCCCCCATGTGAGTCTATGTAGTTTCGTGAAAAAATCCCCCAAGGCTGCTGTAGCGCGAGTGCTCAAAATCGTTCTAACAGTGTACGAAAGtgcttggaaaaataattaatttagtgaaaaaaaaaattagtgagTGCTTTAGTCGGAATGGGTCTAAAATGGCAATTTGTAGCTGTGTTTTTGGTCATGGAGCTGTCTAGTCTTATAAATGGTTGGTGCCCCTTTTTCTCTGAATATACATAACTTTGCAATGTGGCAGTGAATAGGGAAAACCAACAACGAGGTTTTCCCACCACATTGACTCATTGATCAATTACACTAATTGTTtaccaataaatttaatacgCATTGAGATTACAATCAACTCGAGTCAGGGGAAGTGATAATCACTATGCTATGAGTATGTATGTGTCTGTTGTTCTtcgcaaataaaattcagcatattttgggagaaaatatgTTGATTTCTCTGAAATTCTACAATTCCAACGGTCCCAGCTTATCAATATGTGAAGAAGATGTATGAAAATGCGATGTAACCTCGTTTGTATATGACCTCACCAAGATaagtttttaagattttatttaaaaaaaataaataaaaatgcaaaaaaatgtccattcgttgaatgaaaattatcgCAAAACCtctatcttaatttttttcgtcaccaagacattttttttcttgagattcaCGTAAAACCTGTTTCACATTGATATGCTGCCCCAAGTTCATGCTAAACTATCAAGCtcggtttttttcttctcataatATTTCCCCTGTCCGTGCTTAATGaatgttttttgtgtgttttcgTTCAGTATccgagaattaattttgatattcAACCGgtgatttttattccccaCTCTTATAGGTCTCACGTTCAGTCACTTCAATCATACACGAGATAAACGCCAGAATAGGTGTAGAGAGTACGACTTTGTATGCGACGATGGGACATGCATTGATGATATTTTCCGATGCGATGGGAAAGCCGACTGCGCGGATGGTTCTGACGAGACCGGGGCTTGCCGGCTGATcaagtaagaaaaatttttaccgTTTCACCTTGAGtattacctacctatataatgtacatatatattataCTACAAacaacaaataattaaaatgaattacttttctttttaatgtctgttttttttttaaattcttggtaatctttttaaaacataataaaattaaaagaatttcaaaattgttctaaataaaaatttattgatggttttattgattttcttaacagcttttcgtgatttttccttattaatctttattaaatttttttttgaatgtttaaaTGAATCTAAAGTATGAAAATTCTACATATTTTCTAACAGtgattttaaaggaaaatattcgAACAAGGACAATTAAGGAGtcttgagaaaatctttttaaatattaaataacattcaagaaaatccaatgaaatgaaaatacttATATTTgataagagaaatattttatggattttcccAGATGATGAAtggaaaatcaaaacaaaaaatatcttgtcaatcattgatattttacaaaattttcttgtttttgtatttccaatgattttatgaaaaaagtaaaatgattaaattatcCTCCATCAGCCACCTAAGATAACACACAGAAAGCCTTGAAAGCTCTTTGacaaatttcatattttattgctaaattaagaatttttacgACGCTTACCGGAGAGGAAAAAGAGTTTTCCTaccttttacaataaaatgaacagacttcagaaaaaattgtaaatttaaggatagattttataaaaaaaatattgaccaaatgatttttcaacaGATGCCCCAAATATGCATTCCAGTGCGCATATGGAGCTTGTGTAGATGGATCAGCAGAGTGTAATGGAGTAAAGGATTGTGTGGACAATTCGGATGAGCTCACAATAAAATGTCCTggaattttggaatatttaaaagataGAGGAAATTGCTCGTAAGTTGTATCCTTTTTCTTTGTCCATTCTCTCTTATTTGTATGTAACTGTATTATATTAATCCAAAACCAAACGTCCTTTTTAGAGAAGGATATCGACAGTGTATGTCAGGAGAGTGTGTCTTCGAGGATGAATTGTGCAATGGGAAGAAAGACTGTGCAGATGCATCAGATGAATCGCTGGCAAGATGCTTTAACTACTATTGCCCTCCGTATGCATTTAGGTGCAACTACGGTGCATGTATATCGGGTGATGAAAAATGCAACGGGAAATATGATTGTTATGATGAATCTGATGAAACTGAGGCATTATGCGGgaaaccaccaccaccaagGGAAACAACACCCCAACCAACGTCGGATTTTCCAATTCAACCTCAACCCCCTGGAAGTTGCCAAGTTCCTGTATTTGCAGGACGAATGTTCGATATTCAAAATACCGAAGTTTTCCCTGGGCAGTTTGTTCTCAATGGTCAGACACTAAAATTTACTTGTCCATCATCTCGACTTATTGGTGCAGATCAATCATTCTGCATCGCAGGACAATTTCTACCGGATATTCCTAAATGCTCTCGTAAGTTCTAACTAATACGAAGCATCTTAAGACTCAAAAATCAGTCTAAATTGAACTCTTTTCCTTTCTCAGGTTTCTGTTCAAATGTCCAATTGAATACCTTAACAGTTCAAGCCAGCTGCCAAACAGTTTCAGGAGACCCCATCCCTTGCTCCTCTCAACTGTCACCAGGAACAGTTGCAGATCTCAAATGTAAGCAAGGCTATATCATGCCAAAAGAGTTCGTTCAAACAAGAACAAAATGCGAAGATGATGGATCCTGGAGCAATCACGTGTTCAAATGCGATCAATTGTGTGGAATAATTGAGGAGGGATTTGCATTTGTTAGCGGTGGAAGGGAAACTAATATAAGTCAGGTGCCTTGGCAGGCGGCAATTTATGAAAGACGAAATAATCGTTACGGACAAATATGCGGAGGAAGTATCCTAACAGCTACCACTGTAGTCAGTGCGGCACATTGTTTCTGGGATAGGCAGAATAACAAAGTGAGAAGTCATGAATACTACAGAGTAGTCGTTGGGAAGACACTACGGGATTACTATGCAAATGAATCGGGTACACAAGAATCTGATGTATCCCACATTGATATCTATGCTCAGTACAATGACTTTGATGGTCTCTATACGGCAGATGTTGCAATTTTAGTTCTCAAATCTCCCATAATCTACAAGACCTACATTAAGCCTGTATGTCTTGCTCCGAACCTAATTGGGAATGATAAGGTAAGCCTTAAAATTGTTAACGGATTATCAAGAAGCTTTTAgaacttaatttattttcttctaaaatcaACAGTATATTCCTTCGAATTTGGAAGGGCGTGTTGCTGGATGGGGATTAACGGAGAAAGGAAACTACAGCGCTGTTCTCAAGATGTTGGACCTCAACACAGTGGACTATCATACATGTCGCAAACGTTCTTCGgatacatttaaaaattttataacacCCGACAAATTTTGTGCTGGAAATCCGGACGATAGCAATGTGTGTCAAGGAGACAGTGGCGGAGGATTTATGGTACCGAAGACTCAAACTGTCAATGGGAAAGAACAGAAGGTGTACTACCTTCGGGGCATTGTAAGTGTAGGCGCAGGCCAAGGACTAGAATGTTTTGCTAATCATTTTACAACCTTCACTGATATTCAATTTGTATTGCCAATCTTCAATAAGTATCTACCTTGAAATAGTCAGTTAGGATAAAGATTTTTACTTACTTTTCTGCATATTGCTGTGATGATCGTTCATCTTAGCCTGAAAAGAACAAGACaatacaaattattaatttaatggaaaaaccTTTTGAAGGCCAATATTCTTGAACCAGGGAAAACTATTCCCAGCATGGACAAGAGCTAGAATTTAACCTAGGATTTTTCATGCGTTATCCCTGGTTTCAATATAAGGCCTAAATATGATTTGTCTTTTAGAACTAAGAAAATAAGTcaattgaaaatgcatttctgaCAATACTGATAAATtataagtaaaatatatattttatataatggaaaaattataaagttttccaAATAAATATAAAGGAATATGatcataaaaatagaatttcgtGTGAATGATATATACCTCATATCCTTGCTTCATAGACATATGATTCCTGGGTGCGGGCCAACCACCGTAATCAATGTCTTTGGTATGTTGGCCACATTGCTACGATTGCGGGAGGCAGCaggaaataaagaaaggaGGTCttcattttaagattttgCGAAGAAATGATTGGTTCTTGTTAAAAaccatgaaattatttttttttttactagaGAAACTTTCTCTTAATTTCTATCTTGATAACGTAGGTAgagtaaaaaaatttcttcctaaggactacaaatttatttaatttgtctttattttattaacccggaaaatgcaaacattttcatttaggAGACACAgtagtaaaagaaattattttagtaaGCAGATAAGAGCCTGAGAGACTAGCAGAAATATTAGACATTCGTTTGATAACTGAGATAACTCTTTTTTGCTAAGTAATAAGATTACAGGAATGAATTCTATTACAAACTGATTGCCTCCTAGTTTTACCTATAATTTCtacaaattttattggtttagaatgtttcaattttctcttctt from Lutzomyia longipalpis isolate SR_M1_2022 chromosome 1, ASM2433408v1 encodes:
- the LOC129786011 gene encoding modular serine protease-like, with amino-acid sequence MGLKWQFVAVFLVMELSSLINGLTFSHFNHTRDKRQNRCREYDFVCDDGTCIDDIFRCDGKADCADGSDETGACRLIKCPKYAFQCAYGACVDGSAECNGVKDCVDNSDELTIKCPGILEYLKDRGNCSEGYRQCMSGECVFEDELCNGKKDCADASDESLARCFNYYCPPYAFRCNYGACISGDEKCNGKYDCYDESDETEALCGKPPPPRETTPQPTSDFPIQPQPPGSCQVPVFAGRMFDIQNTEVFPGQFVLNGQTLKFTCPSSRLIGADQSFCIAGQFLPDIPKCSRFCSNVQLNTLTVQASCQTVSGDPIPCSSQLSPGTVADLKCKQGYIMPKEFVQTRTKCEDDGSWSNHVFKCDQLCGIIEEGFAFVSGGRETNISQVPWQAAIYERRNNRYGQICGGSILTATTVVSAAHCFWDRQNNKVRSHEYYRVVVGKTLRDYYANESGTQESDVSHIDIYAQYNDFDGLYTADVAILVLKSPIIYKTYIKPVCLAPNLIGNDKYIPSNLEGRVAGWGLTEKGNYSAVLKMLDLNTVDYHTCRKRSSDTFKNFITPDKFCAGNPDDSNVCQGDSGGGFMVPKTQTVNGKEQKVYYLRGIVSVGAGQGLECFANHFTTFTDIQFVLPIFNKYLP